In the genome of Oceanivirga salmonicida, one region contains:
- a CDS encoding PTS transporter subunit EIIB: protein MFKLSKDYKETAKAIYEGVGGHKNIASIDNCSTRVRIEIKDIDKVKIEKIIKAGAKEVLITGEDYIQVVVGPNKIQEITDAVKLLYLEKK, encoded by the coding sequence ATGTTTAAATTAAGCAAAGATTATAAAGAAACTGCAAAAGCCATATATGAAGGTGTAGGTGGTCATAAAAATATAGCATCTATAGATAACTGTTCTACTAGAGTAAGAATAGAAATTAAAGATATAGATAAAGTAAAGATTGAAAAAATAATAAAAGCAGGTGCTAAAGAAGTTCTAATAACTGGTGAAGATTATATTCAAGTTGTTGTAGGACCTAACAAAATCCAAGAAATTACTGATGCTGTAAAATTATTATATTTAGAAAAAAAATAA
- a CDS encoding zinc-dependent alcohol dehydrogenase family protein produces MKALVYHGEHNIKFEEVPKPVIKKPTDAIVKIVKTTICGTDLGIYKGKNPEVADGRILGHEGIGIVEEIGSSVSNLKVGDKVIIGCVTPCGKCDNCKTQLYSHCREEEGGWKFGYMIDGTQAEYVRVPFADNSLYKYPNSISDDVAVLISDNLPTGHEIGVQYGGVKPGSTVAIVGAGPVGMGTLLTSQFYSPSKIIVIDFDKNRLELAKKMGATHTIVPSDNLVEDIKAIVGEDGVDVAIEAVGMPATWATCQQIVKAGGNIAVVGVHGKAVDFELQSLWIKNLTVTTGLVNTDTIPLLINAVSSGRFPMEKLITHRFKFNDMMNAYDTFLNAANTNAMKVLLEVE; encoded by the coding sequence ATGAAAGCGTTAGTTTATCATGGAGAACACAATATTAAATTTGAAGAAGTACCAAAACCAGTTATTAAAAAACCAACAGATGCTATTGTTAAAATAGTAAAGACAACAATATGTGGTACAGATTTAGGAATATACAAGGGGAAAAATCCCGAAGTAGCAGATGGTCGTATTTTAGGACACGAAGGAATTGGGATAGTTGAAGAAATAGGTTCAAGTGTTTCAAACTTAAAGGTTGGAGATAAAGTAATTATTGGTTGCGTAACACCTTGTGGAAAATGTGATAACTGTAAAACACAATTATATTCTCATTGTAGAGAAGAAGAAGGTGGATGGAAATTCGGTTATATGATAGATGGTACACAAGCAGAATATGTAAGAGTTCCTTTTGCAGATAACAGTTTATATAAATATCCAAATTCAATAAGTGATGATGTAGCAGTCTTAATAAGCGATAATTTACCAACAGGACATGAAATTGGTGTTCAATATGGTGGAGTTAAACCAGGAAGTACAGTTGCTATAGTTGGAGCAGGTCCAGTAGGAATGGGAACATTATTAACTTCTCAATTTTATTCACCATCAAAAATAATAGTAATTGATTTTGATAAGAATCGTTTAGAATTAGCTAAAAAAATGGGTGCAACACATACAATAGTTCCATCAGATAATCTAGTAGAAGATATTAAAGCAATAGTTGGAGAAGACGGTGTAGATGTAGCAATAGAAGCAGTTGGTATGCCTGCAACATGGGCAACATGTCAACAAATAGTTAAAGCAGGTGGAAATATTGCTGTAGTAGGAGTTCATGGAAAAGCAGTTGACTTTGAATTACAAAGCTTATGGATTAAGAACTTAACTGTAACTACAGGATTAGTTAATACAGATACTATACCATTATTAATAAATGCAGTTTCATCTGGTAGATTCCCAATGGAAAAATTAATAACACATAGATTTAAATTTAATGATATGATGAATGCATATGATACATTCTTAAATGCAGCAAATACAAATGCAATGAAAGTATTATTAGAAGTAGAATAA
- the leuS gene encoding leucine--tRNA ligase, whose protein sequence is MEYNPNILEKKWQKKWNNNNIFRTYNKVENKENYYVLEMFAYPSGNLHVGHLRNYTIGDAIARYKKMKGYNVLHPIGWDSFGLPAENAAIANNTHPSIWTAKNIDTMREQLKLMGLSYDWEREICTYKPEYYKFNQKFFIDLYKKGLVYKKKSYVNWCPDCETVLANEQVEQGKCWRHGKTDVIQKELSQWYLKITKYAQELLDGHKELEKGWPSEVIAMQKNWIGRSEGAEIDFEVQGYDKKISVFTTRPDTLYGVTYFVIAPEHPMVNELVLEKHPELKPEIDKMINEDKITREAEDKEKVGIFTGLYSTNPVTNEKIKIFIGNYVLMNYGSGAVMAVPAHDNRDFTFAKKYNLEIKQVIEANELPYTEKGKLINSDEFNGLDNEVAKKEIIKKLEKLGIGRLKVNYRLHDWLISRQRYWGTPIPVIYDEDGNIYLEEEKNLPVTQPTDIEFTGHGNPLETSEEFKKVILPNGKIGRRETDTMDTFMDSSWYYLRYLDPKNTNEAFDKKLANEWTPVNQYIGGIEHAVMHLLYSRFIHKALRDLGMLDTNEPFKALLTQGMVLDYSYYSNNKKTYLFKKDIEIKDKIAYDKETGEELISKLEKMSKSKNNGVNPIEIVNEYGADAARLFVLFAAPPEKELEWNTNGVAGAYRFINRMYLLFNDTKDFATKGEITLDKRNENDENLQRKLHQTIKKVVESMEDNFHFNTAIAALMELLNTMTKYKQDIIDTNNFSTESKKVWFEVLNKVSLMLSPFIPHIADELLEIIGSNEIAFNLKFPEYIEELTKDDNVNLVVQVNGKLRDTIKLKLGFSEDEAKEHALNSSKIIQYTKDKEIVKIIYVKNKLINIVVK, encoded by the coding sequence ATGGAATACAATCCAAATATATTAGAAAAAAAATGGCAAAAAAAATGGAATAATAATAATATTTTCAGAACATATAATAAAGTAGAAAACAAAGAAAACTATTATGTTCTAGAAATGTTTGCATACCCTTCAGGTAATTTACATGTTGGACATTTAAGAAATTATACCATAGGTGATGCCATAGCAAGATACAAAAAGATGAAAGGCTATAATGTATTACACCCTATTGGTTGGGACAGTTTTGGACTGCCTGCAGAAAATGCTGCTATTGCAAACAATACTCACCCTAGTATATGGACGGCAAAAAATATAGATACTATGAGAGAACAATTAAAATTAATGGGTCTATCATACGATTGGGAAAGAGAAATTTGCACATATAAACCTGAATATTATAAATTTAATCAAAAATTCTTTATAGACCTATATAAAAAAGGATTAGTATATAAAAAGAAATCATATGTAAACTGGTGTCCAGATTGTGAAACAGTTTTAGCAAATGAACAAGTAGAGCAAGGTAAATGCTGGAGACACGGAAAAACAGACGTTATACAAAAAGAATTATCACAATGGTACTTAAAAATAACAAAATATGCACAAGAATTACTAGATGGACATAAAGAATTAGAAAAAGGTTGGCCTAGTGAAGTAATAGCTATGCAAAAAAACTGGATAGGTAGATCAGAGGGTGCTGAAATAGATTTTGAAGTTCAAGGTTATGATAAAAAAATATCAGTATTTACTACTAGACCTGACACTTTATATGGTGTAACTTATTTCGTAATTGCTCCTGAACACCCTATGGTAAATGAACTAGTATTAGAAAAACACCCAGAATTAAAACCAGAAATTGATAAAATGATAAACGAAGATAAAATAACTCGTGAAGCAGAGGATAAAGAAAAAGTCGGTATATTTACTGGACTATATAGTACTAACCCTGTAACAAATGAAAAAATAAAAATATTTATAGGTAATTATGTACTTATGAATTATGGTTCTGGTGCAGTAATGGCAGTTCCAGCACATGATAATAGAGATTTCACCTTTGCTAAAAAATATAATTTAGAAATTAAACAAGTTATTGAAGCAAATGAACTTCCTTATACTGAAAAAGGAAAATTAATAAATTCAGATGAATTTAATGGATTAGATAATGAAGTAGCCAAAAAAGAAATAATAAAAAAATTAGAAAAACTAGGAATAGGTAGATTAAAAGTAAATTATAGACTACATGACTGGTTAATTAGTAGACAAAGATATTGGGGAACTCCTATACCAGTTATATATGATGAAGATGGAAATATTTACTTAGAAGAAGAAAAAAACTTACCTGTTACTCAACCAACTGATATAGAATTTACAGGACATGGTAATCCACTAGAAACATCAGAAGAATTTAAAAAAGTAATTTTACCAAACGGTAAAATAGGTAGGCGTGAAACTGATACTATGGACACATTTATGGATTCTTCTTGGTATTATTTAAGATACTTAGACCCTAAAAATACTAATGAAGCATTCGATAAAAAACTAGCAAATGAATGGACACCTGTTAATCAATATATAGGTGGTATAGAACATGCTGTAATGCATTTACTATATTCTAGATTTATACACAAGGCTTTAAGAGATTTAGGTATGCTTGATACTAATGAACCATTTAAGGCTCTACTTACACAAGGTATGGTATTAGATTATTCATATTATTCTAATAATAAGAAAACATACTTATTTAAAAAAGATATTGAAATAAAAGATAAAATTGCTTATGACAAAGAAACTGGGGAAGAATTAATTTCTAAGTTAGAAAAAATGAGTAAATCAAAAAATAATGGGGTTAACCCAATAGAAATAGTAAATGAATATGGAGCAGATGCCGCAAGATTATTTGTACTATTCGCCGCACCACCTGAAAAAGAATTAGAATGGAATACTAATGGAGTTGCAGGGGCATATAGATTTATAAACCGTATGTATCTATTATTTAATGATACCAAAGATTTTGCTACTAAAGGCGAAATAACACTAGACAAAAGAAATGAAAACGATGAAAACTTACAAAGAAAATTACACCAAACTATAAAAAAAGTTGTAGAAAGTATGGAAGATAATTTCCACTTTAATACTGCAATAGCAGCCTTGATGGAATTACTAAATACTATGACTAAATACAAACAAGACATTATAGATACTAATAATTTTTCTACTGAATCTAAAAAAGTTTGGTTTGAAGTACTAAATAAAGTTAGTTTAATGCTATCTCCATTTATACCACATATAGCAGATGAATTACTAGAAATTATAGGTTCTAATGAAATAGCATTTAACTTAAAATTCCCAGAATATATTGAAGAATTAACAAAAGATGATAATGTAAATCTTGTTGTCCAAGTTAATGGTAAATTAAGAGATACAATAAAATTAAAACTAGGATTTAGTGAAGATGAAGCAAAAGAACATGCATTAAATTCAAGTAAAATTATACAGTATACTAAAGATAAAGAAATTGTAAAAATTATATATGTAAAAAATAAGTTAATTAATATAGTAGTGAAATAA
- the adhE gene encoding bifunctional acetaldehyde-CoA/alcohol dehydrogenase translates to MEVTMVNDVKSLNELMVKVRKSQSEYSEFTQEQVDLIFRKVAQRINDERIILSKLAVEETGMGVVEDKVIKNHFASEYIYNKYKDEKTCGVLEEDKAYGIKKIATPIGVVAGVIPTTNPTSTAAFKILLALKTRNAIIISPHPRAKKSTIYTAKIALEVAKKYGAPENIIGWVDEPSLEISRELMANSDLILATGGPGMVKSAYSSGTPAIGVGSGNTPVIIDDSADIKMTVNYILLSKSFDNGVICASEQSVIITRRIYERVKREFELRGAYILNDEEKDLLRKALFKDGITGAINPDIVGQSANNIAKIAGFKIPPMTRVLIAEVEDTNYDEPFAHEKLSPILAMYKSKDFNDSIEKAKALVELGGLGHTSSMYVDLAEKEKIDLFGKVMKTGRTLINMPAALGAIGDVFNFKLEPSLTLGCGSWGGNSVSENVGVKHLLNVKTIAERRENMLWFKVPEKVYFKYGCLPVALEELKGHHKKAMIVTDKTLSELGYPNHITKVLESIGIDYRIFSEVGIDPTLSCAEAGAKAMVEYQPDLIIALGGGSAMDAAKIMWVLYEYPNIKFSDLAMRFMDIRKRIFSFPKMGIKAKFVAVATSAGTGSEVTPFSVITDDETGIKYPLADYELTPNVAINDPELMLTMPKSLTVASGIDALTHAIESYVSIMATEYTKPYSLEAIKIILQYLPESVNLGATAIKAKEKMSNASCVAGMAFANAFLGIVHSLSHKLGAQFHLAHGMCNGMLLTEVIKYNAEDAPFKMGIFPQYKYPDAKNRYAKIADFLGLGGETKDEKIEKLIEAIEELKERVGVPKTIKEAGVPEDEFLKHVDQMALEAFDDQCTPANPRYPLIPELKELYLKAYYGEKEYEKKFKNKK, encoded by the coding sequence ATGGAGGTAACAATGGTAAATGATGTAAAAAGTTTAAATGAATTAATGGTAAAAGTTAGAAAATCTCAATCAGAATATTCTGAATTTACCCAAGAACAAGTAGATCTAATATTTAGAAAAGTAGCTCAAAGAATAAATGATGAAAGAATTATTCTATCAAAACTTGCAGTTGAAGAAACTGGTATGGGAGTAGTTGAAGATAAAGTAATTAAAAATCATTTTGCTTCTGAGTATATATATAACAAGTATAAAGATGAAAAAACTTGTGGTGTATTAGAAGAAGATAAAGCATATGGTATAAAAAAAATAGCAACGCCTATAGGTGTAGTTGCGGGAGTTATTCCGACAACTAACCCAACTTCAACTGCTGCATTCAAAATATTACTAGCATTAAAAACTAGAAATGCAATAATAATATCACCACACCCAAGAGCAAAAAAATCAACTATCTATACTGCAAAAATTGCATTAGAAGTTGCTAAAAAATATGGTGCTCCTGAAAATATAATAGGATGGGTAGATGAACCTAGTCTTGAAATTTCAAGAGAATTAATGGCTAACTCAGACTTAATTTTAGCAACAGGTGGTCCTGGCATGGTTAAAAGTGCTTATTCATCTGGAACACCAGCAATAGGTGTTGGTTCTGGAAATACTCCTGTTATTATAGATGATAGTGCTGATATAAAAATGACAGTAAACTACATATTACTTTCTAAATCGTTTGATAATGGTGTAATATGTGCATCAGAACAATCTGTAATAATTACAAGAAGAATATATGAAAGAGTAAAAAGAGAATTTGAATTAAGGGGAGCATATATACTTAATGATGAAGAAAAAGACTTATTAAGAAAAGCGCTATTTAAAGACGGTATAACTGGTGCTATAAATCCTGATATAGTTGGGCAAAGTGCTAATAATATTGCAAAAATTGCTGGATTTAAAATCCCACCAATGACTAGAGTATTAATAGCAGAAGTTGAAGATACTAATTATGATGAGCCATTTGCACATGAAAAATTATCTCCAATATTAGCAATGTATAAGTCAAAAGATTTTAATGATTCTATTGAAAAAGCAAAAGCATTAGTTGAATTAGGTGGTTTAGGACATACTTCATCAATGTATGTTGACTTAGCCGAAAAAGAAAAAATTGATTTATTTGGAAAAGTTATGAAAACAGGAAGAACTTTAATAAATATGCCAGCAGCACTAGGAGCTATAGGTGATGTATTTAACTTCAAATTAGAACCATCATTAACATTAGGTTGTGGTTCTTGGGGTGGAAACTCTGTTTCAGAAAATGTTGGTGTTAAACATTTATTAAATGTAAAAACAATAGCAGAAAGAAGGGAAAATATGCTTTGGTTCAAAGTTCCAGAAAAAGTTTATTTCAAATACGGATGTTTACCTGTTGCACTAGAAGAGTTAAAAGGTCATCATAAAAAAGCAATGATAGTTACGGATAAAACTTTATCTGAATTAGGTTACCCTAATCATATAACAAAGGTTTTAGAAAGTATAGGTATAGATTATAGAATATTCTCAGAAGTAGGAATAGACCCCACATTAAGTTGTGCTGAAGCAGGAGCAAAAGCAATGGTTGAATATCAACCTGATTTAATAATAGCCTTAGGTGGTGGTTCTGCAATGGACGCTGCTAAAATTATGTGGGTTCTATATGAATACCCTAATATTAAATTCTCTGATTTAGCAATGAGATTTATGGACATTAGAAAAAGAATATTTTCATTCCCTAAAATGGGTATAAAGGCAAAATTTGTTGCAGTTGCAACTTCTGCAGGAACTGGTTCAGAAGTAACTCCATTTTCTGTAATAACTGATGATGAAACTGGAATTAAATACCCATTAGCAGATTATGAATTAACTCCTAATGTTGCAATAAATGATCCAGAATTAATGTTAACTATGCCTAAAAGTTTAACTGTTGCTTCAGGTATAGATGCACTAACACATGCCATTGAATCATATGTTTCAATTATGGCAACTGAATATACTAAACCATATTCATTAGAAGCAATAAAAATAATATTACAATACTTACCAGAATCTGTAAATTTAGGAGCAACTGCAATAAAAGCAAAAGAAAAAATGTCTAATGCTTCTTGTGTTGCAGGTATGGCATTTGCAAATGCTTTCTTAGGTATTGTACACTCATTATCACATAAATTAGGAGCACAATTTCATTTAGCACACGGTATGTGTAATGGTATGTTATTAACAGAAGTTATAAAATATAATGCAGAAGATGCACCATTTAAAATGGGGATTTTCCCACAATATAAATACCCTGATGCTAAAAATAGATATGCTAAAATCGCAGATTTCTTAGGTCTTGGTGGAGAAACAAAAGATGAAAAAATAGAAAAATTAATAGAAGCCATTGAAGAACTAAAAGAAAGAGTTGGAGTTCCTAAAACAATTAAAGAAGCTGGAGTTCCAGAAGATGAATTCTTAAAACATGTTGACCAAATGGCATTAGAAGCATTTGATGACCAATGTACACCTGCTAACCCAAGATATCCTTTAATTCCTGAATTAAAAGAGTTATATTTAAAAGCATACTATGGTGAAAAAGAATATGAAAAAAAATTTAAAAATAAAAAATAA